In the Desulfuromonas sp. DDH964 genome, ACCTTCGCGCTCAAAATGAGACACCCCGCAGGAATCCGATTGGCGGGGTGTCGTGTCTTGTTCTCAATAGTTTTCCTGATTAGGTCTGATTCTCAGCTATGACACATTCTGTCGCACAGGGAGCATAGAGTTTGGCCATGGAACTCATGAATAACAAGGAGGTTAGCATCCATGGCCATCAATCGTATCCAGTTCCAACCGGGGCTGAGCTTGGCTGATTTTCTCAAAGACTATGGTACGGAGGCCCAATGCGAGGCGATCCTTGAGCACTCGCGCTGGCCCCAAGGATTTGTCTGTCCAGCATGCGGTGCAAGCCGCGCGGTCCAGTTTCGGCGAGGACGGTCGAACATCTTCCAGTGCTGTCGCTGCCGCAAACAGATCTCGCTGATCTCCGGAACGATTTTCCATGGGAGCAATCTGCCGCTGACCCAGTGGTTTCTGGCCCTCTACTTCATGACACAAGGCAAGTCCGGCCTGTCGATGCTGGAGTTGAGACGAATGCTGGGTTTGAGCTACAAAGCGGCTTGGCGGCTCAAGCACAAGCTCATGCAGGCGATGTTCGAGCGCGAAGAGACAACGGTTCTGGCCCAGCGGGTCGAGATCGACGACGCCTACTTGGGCGGGGAACGCTCCGGCGGTAAGGTTGGTCGCGGTTCGGAGAACAAAGTTCCCTTCATTGCGGCAGTGGAGACCAGTCACGAGGGCCATCCGCTGCGAGCTGTTTTTAGCCGGGTGACGACCTTCAGCAGCCATGACGTTGATCAATGGGCCAAGAATCACTTGGCACCGACGGCGCTGGTCGTTTCTGATGGCCTGAATTGCTTCCGCGCCGTCACCAAGACTGGGTGCTACCATCAGCGAGAGGTGGTTGGTGATCAACGCAGAAGTACCGACATGGGCTGCTTCCACTGGATCAACACCATCCTGGGCAATCTTAAGACGGCCATGGCCGGAACGTATCATGCGTTTGACTTCGACAAATATGCGCATCGCTATCTGGCCGAGTTTCAGTACCGGTTCAACCGGCGGTTCGATCTGCGCAGCATGCTGCCAAGACTGCTGTTCGCCTGTGTCTCAATCGGCAAGCGGCCCGAGGCCTGGCTTCGCCGAGCTGAGAATTGGACCTAATCAGGATAGTTTTTGTCGGGCAGCGTTAGAGTCAGTCGTCCTTCTTGTCCTCAATCGTCCCGGTCTTCTCTTCTTTTTGCGCCTCTTCGTCGTCCTTGATCCCTTCCTTGAAGTTACGCAGACTCTTGCCGAGCGCGCCGCCGACCTGGGGGAGCTTGCCGGCTCCGAAAATAACCAGCACGAGGACAAGGATGATAATCAGTTCCTGGGTTCCGAGACCGAACATGGCGTGACTCTCCTGAGCAAAGGGTTGAGCGAATGATACACGCCTCCCGGGAAAAGTGCAAACGTATACAATATCGGGCCGTTGCTGCTATCTGGTTAAAAAAAGGGGCCGGCCGAAGCCGGCCCCAGGAGGCAGGGAACCGTCATTCCCTGGTGTGACAAGGTCTGCTGTTGCTACTGCTTGCGGGCGAATTGGGGGTTGTCAATCGGGTCGCCACCGAAGCCGAGGCCGTTCCAGTCCATGCGGCCGTTGTCGCCGTGGCAGTCGAGGCACTTAAGGGCCTTCTCCTTGGGCGCGACCTGGTGGTCGATGCGCCAGTACATGGCGGTCGGGGCGAAGCCGTATGCGCCACTGTAGGGGAGGCCGGTCGACGTCATACCGATTTTCGCCGCGCTGGCCCAGTCGAAGGTCGACCAGAAGCCATCCTTGCCGTAAATGTGGGCGGTAATCAGGATGTTGTTTTTCGAATCATAGATCTGTTTCCCCGTATGCACCTTGAAGGGATAGATCTTGGCGCTGGCGTCCTTGATGTCGCCGAGGGGGTAGGTGAGCCGGGTCACCTGGGTCGGGTCGATCTTTTCACCGCGCAGATAGAGGCCGGACTTGCCGTTGAACCAGGCGTAGGTCGGAACGACGTTCTTCTTCCAGGTCAGGGTCCCCATGGTCTTGCGATAGGTGACGTTGGCCTTGGTGGAGAGCTTGACGTCCTGGCCGGCCGTCGACCAGTCCCAGTCCATCTGGGTCGGCTGCTCGCGGGCAAATTCGGGGATGTGGCAGGTCTGGCAGGCGACCGTGGCAGTGTGCCGGTTCAGACGGCTCTGCCGGTGGGGGGCCGCGTCATGGCAGTTGATACAGCCGAATTCGCCCTTGCCGTCGGCCGAAGTCGCCATGTTGGCGCCGGAAATCTGGTGGTTGCTTGTCTCGTGACAGGTCTGGCAGGCGAAGTCCTGGCCGTCGGGGGACATGTGGACATCGAGGCTCTTGTCGGGGTACTCCATGGTGGAGTCGAGGTCGCCGTGCTTGACCGAGTCGCCGCCGCCACCGAAGAAGTGGCAGGTCCCGCAGTTGTAGCGGACCGGCTTGCCGACGTTCTGGGCGATGTTGAGGATATCGACTTCCTTCTCAACTTCACCGGCATTGTCGCCATCTTTGTGGTAGGTGCCGGTGGTGTCGTGGCAGACCAGACAGTCGACCTTGGTCTTGTCGCTGAAGTCGAAGCTCTTGTCGCGCCAGCCGTAACCGATGTGGCACTCGCTGCAATGGACCCGGTTGGTCGAGGTCGAGGTGCAGAAGTTGTTGAAGGCGTTGAGCTTGCCGAGATCAACCTCCTTGCCGTTGATCACCTGCTTGCGGGTCCAGGTCCAGTGGGCGGTCTGCATGATGGCGGTGGCTTCGGTGTCGTGACACTTGAGACATTGCTTGGTGGCGTCTGAACCCGTTTCGATCGGTCCGGTGATCAGCTTGGAGTGATCGACCGCCAGGGCCGGCAGGGCTGTCAGCAGGACGGCGGCTACCGCGACCAGGGTAATTTGCCAATTGCGGCTTGGTCTGTTCATGATGAGCTCCTTTGTTCGAAAAATTGGTGGTGTGGGGTGAACTTGACTGCTTTTTAATCAAAAGTTGGGTTCAATTCCCCGCAGCTTGCTGCGCGATTTTTACTAAGGGTGTAGGCTGTTGATACCCCGTAGCTTGCTGCGGGGTAGTTCATTCCAATAATATGTATTTTCGAATATACTGCTGCGAAACTTGCCGCAACCTGACCAACCCGCTGCCTTTGCCCACGGCTAAAGTCGGTCCATTAACGGGCGTTCTGCCAGGTCCTCGGGGTTATTCCGGGGCGATCTTTGTCAGCCATTCCTGTTCAGTGGCACAAAAACAGGCCAGTCGGGCAGCAGCCCAGGCATAGACGGGGTGGGCTGAGGGTTCTGCCGCAATGCGGCCGCAGAATTCAGGAATCCAGGGTGCAAACAGGCGCTGAAAAAAACGGGCCTGCCGGATCACGGCAGATTGAGCAGCCTGCAGGTCACGGCGTTCGAACCCCTGCTCTTCCTTGCCGACCAGAAAATAAAGGAATTCAAGCTCGGTAGCGAGAAAGTCGGCGGGTTCGGTGGAACTCTGTTCAAAGACTAAACCTGCAGCCTGGTAGGCCTGGGCGACTTCCCCGGTCGAGGGGCCATGCAGCTGTTCGCCGGCATCGAGATAGACCGATCCGTAGGGCGGGGCCGGAACCCCGCCGCGACGGTTGATGAAGAGATCGGTAAAGGCGACCTGCAAGGCTTCAAGGTCATTCTCTCCGGCCAGCTTCGGCAGCTGGGCATCCTGATCCAGCAGCTGCGCCGGCTGGAGCAACTGGCCGGAAACCAGTTGCTCCAGTATAACCCGGTCGGGATAACTGAACAGGGTGCTGAACATGGCGTAGAGCTGTCGACGCTGGCTGACATGAAGCATTTTGCCGGTCCTCTATCTAGTGGCGGTGTCCGCCCTCGAGGTCAAAGAACTTTTCCGCCATAGTGTAAAGGAAGAGGCAGGTCGCAAGCGCCCCGACGACAATGGCGATCTCTGCAACGGACGGCACGTAGCTGAGCAGGCTTGGGCTCCCTTCCGCTTCGCGCATCGGAACCATCTGCCCGGCGATGACCAGGTCGTAGCGCATGAAGAAGATGCCGATCGTCGAGAGCAGTGAGGCAAGCATGACCCCGAAGACGGTACGGGTTCGGCGGTTGGCGACGATCGCCAGCGGGATCAGGATGCCGAGCGCCATTTCAAAGAACCAGAAGTTGAAGGCGAGCGGACCGGTCAACAGCGCCATAGTCGCTTCGTACTTCTCCGGCGGCTGGCCGTAAAGCCCCGGGATCAACTTCCAGATCACGAAGAAGAGGAGGATGCCGAGGAACAAGGCCTGGAGCTTGCCCATGGTGTACATGAACTCTTTGTACTGGGGAGAGAGGTCGATGTGTCGGGCCTTGTGATTGAAATAGACGATCAGGGCGGTCAGCGCCGCACCCGAAGCGAGCGCAGAGACGATAAAGTAGATCGGCAGAAACGATCCGTACCAGAAATGACGCGCCTCGAGCAGACCGAAGACCGCACCGAGGTTGGAATGGGCGGTGATGGCGGCAAAGAAACCGGCCAGGCCGGAGATAAAGGCGGTGCGGGTCCAGCCCCGCATCAGCGAGGTGAACTCGACGATCAGGCAGCACATGTAAAAGCCGTAAAGAGTCCCCATCCACCAGATCG is a window encoding:
- a CDS encoding IS1595 family transposase, yielding MAINRIQFQPGLSLADFLKDYGTEAQCEAILEHSRWPQGFVCPACGASRAVQFRRGRSNIFQCCRCRKQISLISGTIFHGSNLPLTQWFLALYFMTQGKSGLSMLELRRMLGLSYKAAWRLKHKLMQAMFEREETTVLAQRVEIDDAYLGGERSGGKVGRGSENKVPFIAAVETSHEGHPLRAVFSRVTTFSSHDVDQWAKNHLAPTALVVSDGLNCFRAVTKTGCYHQREVVGDQRRSTDMGCFHWINTILGNLKTAMAGTYHAFDFDKYAHRYLAEFQYRFNRRFDLRSMLPRLLFACVSIGKRPEAWLRRAENWT
- the tatA gene encoding twin-arginine translocase TatA/TatE family subunit; the protein is MFGLGTQELIIILVLVLVIFGAGKLPQVGGALGKSLRNFKEGIKDDEEAQKEEKTGTIEDKKDD
- a CDS encoding tetrathionate reductase family octaheme c-type cytochrome, with the translated sequence MNRPSRNWQITLVAVAAVLLTALPALAVDHSKLITGPIETGSDATKQCLKCHDTEATAIMQTAHWTWTRKQVINGKEVDLGKLNAFNNFCTSTSTNRVHCSECHIGYGWRDKSFDFSDKTKVDCLVCHDTTGTYHKDGDNAGEVEKEVDILNIAQNVGKPVRYNCGTCHFFGGGGDSVKHGDLDSTMEYPDKSLDVHMSPDGQDFACQTCHETSNHQISGANMATSADGKGEFGCINCHDAAPHRQSRLNRHTATVACQTCHIPEFAREQPTQMDWDWSTAGQDVKLSTKANVTYRKTMGTLTWKKNVVPTYAWFNGKSGLYLRGEKIDPTQVTRLTYPLGDIKDASAKIYPFKVHTGKQIYDSKNNILITAHIYGKDGFWSTFDWASAAKIGMTSTGLPYSGAYGFAPTAMYWRIDHQVAPKEKALKCLDCHGDNGRMDWNGLGFGGDPIDNPQFARKQ
- a CDS encoding TorD/DmsD family molecular chaperone; the protein is MLHVSQRRQLYAMFSTLFSYPDRVILEQLVSGQLLQPAQLLDQDAQLPKLAGENDLEALQVAFTDLFINRRGGVPAPPYGSVYLDAGEQLHGPSTGEVAQAYQAAGLVFEQSSTEPADFLATELEFLYFLVGKEEQGFERRDLQAAQSAVIRQARFFQRLFAPWIPEFCGRIAAEPSAHPVYAWAAARLACFCATEQEWLTKIAPE
- the nrfD gene encoding NrfD/PsrC family molybdoenzyme membrane anchor subunit; its protein translation is MPTIAKRPGELLWFALLGAGMIAGAAAVVTVLIKGHGEVYNLTREIPWGILIATYVFFVVSSTGLCLVSSLGDVWGFEKFTVIGRRGHLVAILTLLTGFGTIAMELNHPLRLALYAIISPNFQSPIWWMGTLYGFYMCCLIVEFTSLMRGWTRTAFISGLAGFFAAITAHSNLGAVFGLLEARHFWYGSFLPIYFIVSALASGAALTALIVYFNHKARHIDLSPQYKEFMYTMGKLQALFLGILLFFVIWKLIPGLYGQPPEKYEATMALLTGPLAFNFWFFEMALGILIPLAIVANRRTRTVFGVMLASLLSTIGIFFMRYDLVIAGQMVPMREAEGSPSLLSYVPSVAEIAIVVGALATCLFLYTMAEKFFDLEGGHRH